The Oryza glaberrima chromosome 9, OglaRS2, whole genome shotgun sequence genome includes a window with the following:
- the LOC127784645 gene encoding uncharacterized mitochondrial protein AtMg00810-like, which translates to MDVKNAFLHGDLYEEVYLQPPPGVDAPSGYVYRLRHALYGLKQAPHAWFERFVSVMQAAGFSPSEHDPALFIHLSPRGRTLLLLYVDDMLITGDDVDHISHVKRHLNEQFQMTDLGPLSYFLGIEVLHSAKGYYLSQSKYIQDLIVRSGITDNRTAATPTDLHLQLRGTDGTPLEDPSHYHHIVGSLVYLTVTRLDIAHAVHILSQFVSAPTSVHFGHLLRVLRYLRGISSQCLFYARDSPLQLHAYSDSTWASDPTDRRSVTGYCILLGSSPLAWKSKKQAVVSRSSTEAKLRALATTTSEIVWLRWLLVDFGIVCGAPTPLLCIGAIQIANDPVKHELTKHIGVDASFTRSHCYQKTIALQYVPSELQVADFFSKAQTREQHRLHLLKLSALDPLLPP; encoded by the coding sequence ATGGATGTTAAGAATGCCTTTCTTCATGGTGATTTGTATGAGGAAGTTTATCTGCAGCCACCCCCAGGTGTTGATGCTCCCTCAGGATATGTTTATCGTCTCCGCCATGCTTTATATGGTCTTAAACAAGCTCCTCATGCCTGGTTTGAGCGTTTTGTATCTGTGATGCAAGCGGCTGGGTTTTCACCAAGTGAACATGATCCTGCTTTGTTTATTCATCTCTCTCCACGTGGACGTACTTTGCTTCTCctatatgttgatgacatgtTGATTACGGGCGATGATGTCGACCACATTTCTCATGTGAAGAGGCACCTTAATGAGCAATTTCAAATGACTGATCTGGGTCCCCTTAGTTACTTCTTGGGAATTGAGGTTTTGCATTCAGCAAAGGGATATTATCTCTCTCAATCCAAATACATACAAGATCTTATTGTGCGTTCTGGCATTACTGATAATAGGACAGCTGCAACACCTACGGACCTTCACTTGCAACTTCGTGGTACTGATGGTACACCTCTTGAGGATCCTTCTCATTATCATCATATAGTAGGCAGCCTTGTTTACCTTACTGTTACTAGACTTGATATTGCTCATGCCGTCCATATTTTGAGTCAGTTTGTGAGTGCTCCTACTTCAGTTCATTTTGGACATTTGCTTCGTGTGCTGCGATACTTAAGGGGAATATCATCTCAGTGTTTGTTCTATGCTCGTGATAGTCCGCTTCAGCTGCATGCTTACTCAGACTCCACTTGGGCGAGTGACCCAACGGATCGTCGTTCTGTTACAGGTTATTGCATTCTTCTTGGCTCTTCCCCTCTTGCATGGAAATCCAAGAAGCAGGCGGTTGTATCTCGCTCTAGTACAGAGGCAAAACTTCGAGCCCTTGCCACTACCACGTCTGAAATTGTATGGCTTCGATGGTTGTTAGTTGACTTTGGTATTGTCTGTGGTGCCCCCACACCTCTTCTTTGTATTGGAGCCATACAGATTGCTAATGATCCTGTGAAGCATGAACTTACAAAGCATATTGGTGTTGATGCATCCTTCACCCGATCTCATTGTTATCAGAAAACAATTGCTCTCCAGTATGTGCCCTCAGAACTGCAAGTCGCGGACTTTTTCTCTAAAGCACAAACTCGTGAGCAGCATCGTCTTCACTTGCTCAAACTTAGTGCTTTAGATCCTCTACTTCCGCCTTGA
- the LOC127784570 gene encoding uncharacterized protein LOC127784570 — translation MVREVAESCVDGVVMEMVAAYCGRFYAAKPELAARRIEAIGFQVGHQLTERYTMERPRFSDHLEAIKFICKDFWSELFKKQIDNLKTNHRGTFVLQDNRFRWLTRVSIDPSVESMDATDNDSATLGDSAAQTTSMLLYFPCGIIRGALTNLGISCSVTADMSNLPACSFVVRIKT, via the exons atggtGCGGGAGGTTGCGGAGAGCTGTGTCGACGGGGTGGTGATGGAGATGGTGGCGGCCTACTGCGGCCGCTTCTACGCCGCcaagccggagctcgccgcccgccgcatcGAGGCCATCGGCTTCCAGGTCGGCCACCAGCTCACGGAGAG ATATACCATGGAGCGCCCTCGATTTAGTGATCATCTTGAAGCAATCAAATTTATCTGCAAAGACTTTTGGTCAGAGCTATTCAAGAAGCAGATTGACAATCTTAAAACTAATCATAGG GGAACATTTGTTCTTCAAGATAACCGTTTCCGGTGGCTTACTCGTGTTTCTATAGATCCATCTGTAGAGAGCATGGATGCAACTGACAATGACTCTGCAACACTAGGGGATAGCGCAGCCCAAACAACAAGCATGCTTCTGTACTTTCCATGCGGGATAATAAGAGGTGCCTTGACCAATTTGGGTATTTCGTGTTCTGTCACTGCAGACATGTCCAACCTTCCAGCAT GTTCTTTTGTTGTGCGCATAAAGACATGA